A window of the Acidimicrobiales bacterium genome harbors these coding sequences:
- a CDS encoding class I SAM-dependent methyltransferase, which translates to MIERLTPHESAVAPPSMAGPDHPMRKVTRRVAFDGGWDAERARKVGALFDGMAADWASDSVEPSTASVIGDGLERGRLDRSGRWIELGSGTGAGTRVLAPHVAQLTAFDLAAAMLAEAPAHLAPRVHGDANVLPFADATFDVVVMVNMLLFPHEVDRVLRPSGSVLWVNTLGDQTPIHLPPDDVCRALPGEWCGVTAEAGTGFWAVLTRS; encoded by the coding sequence GTGATCGAACGTCTCACGCCCCACGAGTCCGCCGTCGCCCCGCCATCGATGGCCGGTCCCGACCATCCGATGCGCAAGGTGACCCGGCGGGTGGCGTTCGACGGCGGTTGGGACGCCGAGCGCGCCCGCAAGGTCGGGGCCCTCTTCGACGGCATGGCGGCGGATTGGGCGTCGGACTCGGTCGAGCCGTCGACGGCGAGCGTCATCGGCGACGGCCTCGAGCGCGGCCGCCTCGACCGGAGCGGGCGGTGGATCGAACTCGGCAGCGGGACGGGTGCCGGCACCAGGGTGCTGGCGCCGCACGTGGCGCAACTCACGGCCTTCGACCTGGCGGCCGCCATGCTGGCCGAAGCCCCGGCACATCTCGCGCCCCGGGTCCACGGCGACGCCAACGTCCTGCCGTTCGCCGACGCGACGTTCGACGTGGTGGTGATGGTGAACATGCTGCTGTTCCCGCACGAGGTCGACCGTGTGCTTCGACCGTCGGGTTCAGTGCTGTGGGTCAACACGCTCGGCGATCAGACGCCGATCCACCTGCCACCCGACGATGTGTGCCGTGCCCTCCCCGGTGAGTGGTGCGGAGTGACGGCAGAGGCGGGCACCGGCTTCTGGGCGGTCCTCACTCGATCGTGA
- a CDS encoding FAD-dependent oxidoreductase, with amino-acid sequence MTNDASNDAAPTLIIGAGLAGLVAARRLSESGRRVIVVDKGRSVGGRLATRRLGSGVLDHGAQFFTTRSPEFTAAVAEWTEAGVTSEWCRGFGVEDGYPRYRTNGGMNQLAKHLAASLDSELVTIVTRVRAQALLQMDDAWGVSYESGARDVDEVGSVIATPPVPQTIDLLTDGAARLDNGVTLDDLRAITYHQVIALLTKVVGRPDFGPSGALQQPDDPTFSFIADNQAKGISPERTVTFHTAHALSAELFDRRDAAIADILVPQARAVLADADPEARIVEYQVKKWRYAGPVVPRSERSLTIARTPGPLVLAGDAFGGSKVEGAFLSGLSAAETILAAG; translated from the coding sequence GTGACCAACGACGCATCGAATGACGCCGCCCCGACCCTGATCATCGGCGCCGGGCTCGCCGGGCTCGTGGCAGCGCGCCGGCTCAGCGAGAGCGGTCGACGGGTGATCGTCGTCGACAAGGGCAGGAGCGTCGGCGGACGCCTGGCGACCCGCCGTCTCGGCAGCGGTGTGCTTGATCACGGGGCCCAGTTCTTCACCACCCGATCGCCCGAGTTCACTGCTGCCGTCGCCGAGTGGACCGAGGCGGGGGTCACGAGCGAGTGGTGTCGCGGCTTCGGGGTCGAGGACGGCTACCCCCGCTACCGCACCAACGGTGGCATGAACCAGCTGGCCAAACACCTCGCTGCTTCACTTGATTCGGAACTCGTCACGATCGTCACCCGGGTCCGGGCCCAGGCCCTGCTCCAGATGGACGACGCCTGGGGCGTGTCGTACGAATCCGGGGCGCGCGACGTCGACGAAGTCGGCTCGGTCATCGCCACGCCGCCGGTGCCGCAGACGATCGACCTGCTCACCGACGGCGCCGCCCGGCTCGACAACGGCGTCACGCTCGACGATTTGCGTGCCATCACCTACCACCAGGTCATCGCGCTGCTCACGAAGGTCGTCGGCCGTCCCGACTTCGGCCCCTCCGGAGCGCTCCAGCAACCCGACGATCCGACCTTCAGCTTCATCGCCGACAACCAGGCGAAGGGCATCAGTCCCGAACGCACGGTCACGTTCCACACCGCCCACGCGCTGAGCGCCGAGTTGTTCGATCGTCGGGATGCGGCGATCGCCGACATCTTGGTGCCGCAAGCCCGAGCGGTGCTCGCCGACGCCGACCCGGAAGCACGGATCGTCGAGTACCAGGTCAAGAAGTGGCGCTACGCCGGCCCGGTCGTACCGCGGAGCGAGCGCAGCCTCACCATCGCGCGCACGCCCGGACCCCTGGTGCTGGCCGGCGACGCGTTCGGCGGGTCGAAGGTCGAGGGAGCGTTCCTCTCGGGCCTGTCGGCTGCCGAGACCATCCTCGCCGCCGGTTGA
- a CDS encoding Hsp70 family protein, with the protein MSYQVGIDLGTTYTAAAVHRDEKASIFSLGGRAAAIPSVVLLREDETILTGEAAVRRAITEPERVAREFKRRLGDTTPIIVGGSPYSAEALMARLLRAVLDEVTTREGGAPSRIAVSHPANWGPYKLDLFRQALRLAGLDQDSVVTLTEPEAAAISYANQERVEEGQIVAVYDLGGGTFDACVLQRTHEGFDIIGKPEGIERLGGIDFDAAVFAHVARSLDNALSELDPDDPNAMAAVSRLRNDCVDAKEALSSDTDATIPVLLPNLQTEVRLTRREFESVVRPSLADSIEAMRRAVASAGIEMDQVAKVLLVGGSSRIPLVAQMVASDLGRPVAVDAHPKHAIALGAAYAAAAAGGDAQGPTGRAAAPVADNSRPATPPAPVPPLEAAPPLSIPTPRPAPKAEPQPEPTPQPVAPPVSQSIPEPTTPEPVAEAPAPPATEPPRKPMGVPSAADSQPVPRPEPRPEPQVQREPSEGVTAPVGNRTPMLLGLAAVVLIAAIGGYFVLKGGGDDGDTAAGAETTTSAPGDEATTTSAPDAEETTTTAAPETNADAETQAAAEAVIAAAGVADFVSVEVVDGIATLSGEIDRSTNTEVRAAMKKDADVKAFGSDDALTVLEDDEWCGPTVRANDRYACITSAIWNGSELEVLYDTENNNEPFNVNGSYHYHVFPSETPVANSGVIAEGAESQGSIAGNPGWEVHGDPAGYVSSLFGKVGKICIRIATPQHAIESLTSGNCWPVTDES; encoded by the coding sequence GTGAGTTACCAGGTAGGAATCGATCTCGGCACCACGTACACCGCAGCAGCGGTGCACCGCGACGAGAAGGCGTCCATCTTCTCGCTCGGAGGGCGAGCGGCGGCGATCCCGTCGGTCGTCCTGCTACGGGAAGACGAGACCATCCTCACCGGCGAAGCCGCCGTTCGCCGCGCCATCACCGAGCCCGAGCGAGTCGCTCGTGAGTTCAAGCGTCGGCTCGGCGACACCACCCCGATCATCGTCGGGGGCAGTCCGTACTCAGCCGAGGCGCTGATGGCCCGGCTCCTGCGAGCGGTCCTCGATGAGGTCACCACTCGAGAGGGCGGCGCGCCCAGCCGGATCGCGGTGTCGCATCCGGCGAACTGGGGCCCGTACAAGCTCGATCTGTTCCGCCAGGCCCTGCGGCTGGCCGGCCTCGACCAGGACTCGGTGGTCACGCTCACCGAGCCCGAGGCGGCCGCCATCTCCTACGCCAACCAGGAACGGGTCGAGGAAGGGCAGATCGTCGCGGTGTACGACCTCGGCGGTGGCACGTTCGACGCCTGCGTGCTCCAACGCACCCACGAGGGGTTCGACATCATCGGCAAGCCCGAGGGCATCGAGCGCCTGGGCGGCATCGACTTCGACGCGGCGGTCTTCGCCCACGTCGCCCGCTCCCTCGACAACGCATTGAGCGAGCTCGATCCCGACGACCCGAACGCCATGGCGGCGGTATCTCGTCTGCGGAATGACTGCGTCGACGCGAAGGAAGCGCTGTCGTCCGACACCGACGCCACCATCCCGGTGTTGTTGCCAAACCTGCAGACCGAGGTCCGTCTCACTCGGCGGGAGTTCGAGTCGGTGGTCCGGCCATCGTTGGCCGACAGCATCGAAGCGATGCGACGAGCCGTCGCCTCGGCCGGTATCGAGATGGACCAGGTCGCCAAGGTGCTCCTCGTCGGCGGATCGAGCCGAATCCCGCTCGTCGCCCAGATGGTTGCCTCCGACCTCGGCCGCCCGGTTGCCGTCGATGCCCACCCGAAGCACGCCATCGCGCTCGGCGCGGCCTATGCCGCAGCCGCCGCCGGTGGCGACGCCCAGGGCCCCACCGGTCGCGCTGCCGCCCCGGTCGCCGACAACTCTCGCCCCGCCACGCCACCGGCCCCCGTGCCCCCTCTCGAAGCGGCACCACCGCTGTCGATTCCGACCCCTCGTCCTGCGCCGAAGGCTGAACCCCAGCCCGAGCCCACGCCACAGCCGGTCGCTCCGCCGGTCTCGCAGTCGATCCCCGAGCCGACAACGCCAGAGCCGGTGGCCGAGGCTCCTGCTCCGCCGGCCACCGAGCCCCCTCGCAAGCCGATGGGTGTGCCCAGCGCCGCTGACTCCCAACCGGTGCCTCGGCCCGAACCCAGGCCCGAACCCCAGGTACAGCGAGAGCCCAGCGAGGGGGTCACCGCTCCCGTCGGCAATCGCACACCGATGCTGCTGGGCCTTGCTGCCGTCGTGCTGATCGCTGCCATCGGCGGCTACTTCGTCCTCAAGGGGGGTGGCGACGACGGCGACACCGCGGCCGGCGCCGAAACCACCACCTCGGCACCTGGCGACGAGGCGACCACCACCTCGGCCCCTGATGCGGAGGAGACCACCACCACCGCCGCGCCCGAGACCAACGCCGATGCCGAGACCCAGGCCGCGGCCGAGGCCGTGATCGCCGCTGCCGGTGTTGCCGACTTCGTCTCGGTCGAGGTGGTCGACGGCATCGCCACACTCAGCGGCGAGATCGACCGATCCACCAATACCGAGGTCCGGGCGGCGATGAAGAAGGACGCCGACGTGAAGGCCTTCGGCAGCGACGACGCCCTCACGGTGCTCGAAGACGACGAGTGGTGTGGCCCGACGGTGAGGGCCAACGATCGCTACGCCTGCATCACCTCGGCCATCTGGAACGGCTCGGAACTCGAGGTGCTCTACGACACCGAGAACAACAACGAGCCGTTCAACGTCAACGGCAGCTACCACTACCACGTCTTCCCGAGCGAGACGCCGGTGGCGAACTCCGGTGTCATCGCCGAAGGCGCCGAGTCCCAGGGCAGCATTGCCGGCAACCCGGGGTGGGAGGTCCACGGTGACCCGGCCGGCTATGTGTCGAGTCTCTTCGGCAAGGTCGGCAAGATCTGCATCCGCATCGCCACGCCCCAGCACGCCATCGAGTCGTTGACGTCGGGGAACTGCTGGCCCGTCACCGACGAGAGCTGA
- a CDS encoding HNH endonuclease signature motif containing protein, with translation MVGGNRHHERELFVDYFEPVSMDPAEIADPELRAAVLAHAASAQIAHADYLAVLNRAHQRDRAKRAVHRDTANWLADEIRTHRNTAGRDVNLARLIHHHHPRIGESYRNGRINADHLRLFTRIWNQRALRPYLERDLDILLGWATSPWVECIHLFRAWEVLVDPVDPNDLAAQAHDKRRFNYTRNGHQLICELDTTTAHFATIEAGLRAKVAELFEADWAEAQARVGSDASLDDLLRTDTERWHDALMSLLHSGIATDPGTAHVTANIVMDSDTAIAEAERRDAQAVGLPAPVRATNDATERARTYRCETLSGMPLAPADALDFALAGYVRKFVFETETSDFTASERARLFKGAKRVGIMIRDRHCQGAGCSTHASYCEADHTIRHIDGGPTVPTNGRARCGPCHRHKTRLESLGIWPGG, from the coding sequence ATGGTTGGCGGCAATCGACATCACGAGCGGGAGTTGTTCGTCGACTACTTCGAGCCGGTGTCGATGGATCCGGCCGAGATCGCCGACCCCGAACTGCGTGCGGCCGTCCTCGCACACGCTGCCTCCGCCCAGATCGCCCACGCTGACTACCTGGCGGTGCTGAACCGTGCCCACCAGCGCGACCGGGCGAAGCGAGCGGTCCACCGTGACACCGCCAACTGGCTGGCCGACGAAATTCGCACCCACCGGAACACCGCCGGTCGAGACGTCAACCTGGCTCGCCTCATCCATCACCATCATCCGCGCATCGGCGAGTCCTACCGGAACGGGCGCATCAACGCCGATCACCTTCGACTCTTCACTCGCATCTGGAACCAGCGGGCGCTCCGTCCCTACCTCGAACGTGACCTCGACATCTTGCTCGGCTGGGCCACCAGCCCCTGGGTCGAGTGCATCCATCTGTTCCGAGCGTGGGAGGTGCTGGTCGACCCCGTCGATCCGAATGATCTCGCCGCCCAGGCCCACGACAAGCGACGCTTCAACTACACCCGCAACGGGCACCAACTCATCTGTGAGCTCGACACCACCACGGCGCACTTCGCCACCATCGAAGCCGGGCTCCGTGCCAAGGTCGCCGAACTCTTCGAAGCCGACTGGGCCGAAGCCCAAGCACGGGTCGGCAGCGACGCCAGCCTCGACGACCTCCTGCGTACCGACACCGAACGGTGGCACGACGCCCTGATGTCGCTGCTGCACTCGGGCATCGCCACCGATCCTGGCACCGCACACGTCACGGCCAACATCGTGATGGATAGCGACACCGCCATCGCCGAGGCCGAGCGCCGCGACGCCCAGGCGGTTGGGCTGCCAGCTCCCGTCCGAGCGACCAACGACGCCACCGAGCGGGCCCGCACCTACCGATGCGAAACCCTCTCGGGCATGCCGCTCGCACCGGCCGACGCACTCGACTTCGCTCTTGCCGGCTATGTCCGCAAGTTCGTCTTCGAAACCGAGACCTCAGACTTCACTGCCAGCGAGCGAGCCCGCCTGTTCAAGGGGGCCAAGCGGGTGGGCATCATGATCCGGGATCGCCACTGCCAGGGCGCCGGCTGTTCCACCCACGCCTCCTACTGCGAGGCCGATCACACGATTCGCCACATCGACGGCGGACCCACCGTCCCGACGAATGGTCGAGCCAGATGCGGCCCATGTCACAGACACAAAACTCGGCTCGAATCGCTCGGCATCTGGCCCGGCGGCTGA
- the serA gene encoding phosphoglycerate dehydrogenase: MARILVTEELAPTGLDKLRAAGHEVDIQLGLSPEELVAAMPGAAALIIRSATTVTEEVLAAGTDLTVVGRAGIGLDNVDVEAATKRGVMVCNAPQSNIVTTAEQTMALILAQARNIPQADAALKAGRWERSKWTGIELYDKTLGIVGLGRVGKLVAQRALAFGMKLIAYDPYISEDRARQLSVELVGLDELAARADIVTLHVIKTPETVGLIGADFFAKAKDGIRIINVARGGVVDEAALHDALVSGKAAAAGLDVFDTEPKTESPLFSLPNIVVTPHLGASTHEAQDKAGVTIAEQVNLALAGDFVPFAVNIDAAEVAGTMKPYLPLAEQLGRMFASFVGDLPSTVSVRFEGEIGGYDNRLATLSAIKGLLSVGATEPVSFVNANPLLAERGVTVTPVADSTSRDFVNKLTIEGGDHSMSATLVGLRDEARIIEIDGHDVDIPPSEHMLVVRNDDRPGVIGVVGTMLGEAQLNVSDMAVGRDPGGNSATMVITTRSQVPTDLIAKLASAEGILSVDAIECC; this comes from the coding sequence ATGGCACGCATTCTCGTCACTGAGGAACTCGCTCCGACCGGTCTCGACAAGCTTCGAGCGGCCGGACACGAGGTCGACATCCAGCTCGGGCTGTCGCCCGAGGAACTCGTGGCGGCGATGCCCGGTGCCGCAGCGCTGATCATCCGCTCGGCCACCACCGTGACCGAAGAGGTGTTGGCGGCGGGCACCGATCTCACCGTCGTCGGTCGGGCCGGGATCGGTCTCGACAATGTCGACGTCGAAGCGGCCACCAAGCGTGGCGTCATGGTCTGCAACGCGCCGCAGTCGAACATCGTCACCACGGCCGAGCAGACGATGGCGCTGATCCTGGCCCAGGCCCGCAACATCCCGCAGGCTGACGCCGCCCTCAAGGCTGGTCGTTGGGAGCGGTCGAAGTGGACCGGTATCGAGCTCTACGACAAGACGCTCGGCATCGTCGGACTGGGACGCGTCGGCAAGCTCGTCGCCCAGCGAGCGCTGGCGTTCGGCATGAAGCTCATCGCGTACGACCCCTACATCTCCGAAGACCGGGCTCGTCAGCTGTCGGTCGAGCTGGTCGGTCTCGACGAGCTTGCGGCTCGGGCTGACATCGTCACCCTGCACGTCATCAAGACGCCCGAGACCGTCGGGCTGATCGGCGCCGATTTCTTCGCCAAGGCGAAGGACGGCATCCGCATCATCAACGTGGCTCGTGGCGGCGTGGTCGACGAGGCCGCCCTGCACGACGCCCTGGTGTCCGGCAAGGCCGCTGCCGCCGGCCTCGACGTGTTCGATACCGAACCGAAGACCGAATCGCCGCTGTTCTCGTTGCCCAACATCGTGGTCACGCCCCACCTCGGAGCGTCCACCCACGAGGCCCAGGACAAGGCCGGCGTCACCATCGCCGAGCAGGTCAACCTGGCGCTGGCCGGCGACTTCGTGCCGTTCGCCGTCAACATCGACGCCGCCGAGGTGGCGGGCACCATGAAGCCGTACCTCCCTCTCGCCGAGCAGCTCGGTCGGATGTTCGCGTCGTTCGTCGGCGACCTGCCGAGCACCGTCTCGGTGCGTTTCGAGGGCGAGATCGGCGGCTATGACAATCGTCTGGCCACCCTTTCGGCGATCAAGGGCCTGCTGTCGGTCGGCGCCACCGAGCCGGTGTCGTTCGTCAATGCCAACCCGCTCCTGGCCGAGCGCGGCGTCACCGTCACCCCAGTTGCCGACTCGACGTCTCGCGACTTCGTGAACAAGCTGACCATCGAAGGTGGTGACCACTCCATGTCGGCCACCCTCGTCGGCCTGCGTGACGAGGCCCGGATCATCGAGATCGACGGGCACGACGTCGACATCCCGCCGAGCGAGCACATGCTGGTCGTCCGCAACGATGATCGGCCGGGCGTGATCGGCGTCGTCGGCACGATGCTTGGTGAGGCCCAACTGAACGTGTCCGACATGGCCGTGGGCCGTGACCCCGGTGGCAACTCCGCCACGATGGTCATCACCACTCGCTCCCAGGTACCCACCGACCTCATCGCCAAGTTGGCGTCAGCCGAGGGCATCCTCAGCGTCGACGCCATCGAGTGCTGCTGA
- a CDS encoding DUF4032 domain-containing protein — protein sequence MVALTLKTSTSPQPNFLDLPWSTPLEDWPDELAVRLAKGRHRHVVRFISHGDTYYACKELPPRLTEREYSMLDWLAEEGLPVVDLVGIAMDRTDEAGQPLESVLITKHLRYSLPYLHLFASPGNDGLHEKLIDALAILLTRIHLVGFFWGDCSLGNALFRRDAGALVAYLVDTETGERHDTLTDGQRQLDIDIACENIAGGLYELEALGKLRGVDPIHVVEQLQVRYDELWSELTQVDQLDSSELWRIGQRLERLNDLGFDTVELQLTNDDSGNRITFRPKVVEEGHHRRELQRLTGIEAEENQARRLLSAVHGYGAFLEQAENRALPDAIRVYRWLTERYEPTLQAVPQELRGRLTDAELYHQILDHLWYMSEREGQDIGLEQAAADFVATILPQLPDEVVVLDELD from the coding sequence ATGGTCGCCCTCACGCTGAAGACGTCGACGTCGCCGCAGCCCAACTTCTTGGATCTGCCGTGGTCGACCCCGCTCGAGGACTGGCCCGACGAGCTCGCCGTCCGTCTGGCCAAGGGTCGACACCGTCACGTCGTTCGCTTCATCAGCCACGGCGACACCTACTACGCCTGCAAGGAGCTGCCGCCGAGGCTGACCGAACGGGAGTACTCGATGCTCGACTGGCTCGCCGAGGAAGGCCTGCCAGTGGTCGACCTCGTCGGCATCGCCATGGACCGCACCGACGAGGCCGGTCAGCCGCTCGAGTCGGTGCTCATCACCAAGCACCTGCGCTATTCGCTCCCCTACCTGCACCTGTTCGCCTCGCCCGGAAACGACGGCCTCCACGAGAAGCTGATCGACGCCCTCGCCATCTTGCTCACCCGGATCCACCTCGTCGGGTTCTTCTGGGGCGACTGCTCGCTCGGCAACGCCCTGTTCCGCCGCGATGCCGGCGCACTCGTGGCCTACCTCGTCGACACCGAAACCGGGGAACGCCACGACACCCTCACCGACGGCCAGCGCCAGCTCGACATCGACATCGCCTGCGAGAACATCGCCGGCGGCCTGTACGAACTCGAAGCGCTCGGGAAACTACGCGGCGTCGACCCGATCCACGTGGTCGAACAGTTGCAGGTCCGCTACGACGAGCTGTGGAGCGAACTCACCCAGGTCGACCAGCTCGATTCGAGCGAACTCTGGCGAATCGGCCAGCGGCTCGAACGATTGAACGACCTCGGCTTCGACACGGTCGAACTCCAGCTGACCAACGACGACAGCGGCAACCGCATCACCTTCCGGCCGAAGGTGGTCGAGGAAGGCCACCACCGCCGGGAACTGCAGCGACTGACCGGCATCGAAGCCGAGGAGAACCAGGCCCGGCGGCTCCTCAGCGCCGTGCATGGCTACGGCGCGTTCCTGGAGCAGGCGGAGAACCGGGCCTTGCCCGACGCCATCAGGGTCTACCGATGGCTCACCGAGCGCTACGAACCCACACTCCAGGCCGTGCCGCAGGAGCTGCGGGGGCGCCTCACCGACGCCGAGCTGTACCACCAGATCCTCGACCACCTCTGGTACATGTCCGAGCGCGAGGGCCAAGACATCGGTCTGGAACAGGCGGCCGCCGACTTCGTGGCGACGATCCTGCCGCAACTCCCCGACGAGGTGGTCGTGCTCGACGAGCTCGACTGA